A single Tachypleus tridentatus isolate NWPU-2018 chromosome 9, ASM421037v1, whole genome shotgun sequence DNA region contains:
- the Vps36 gene encoding vacuolar protein sorting 36, whose amino-acid sequence MNRFEWCDGSYQSSEKLLLKIQSGVKLYDGDNVTKFVNGGVTLTNYRILWQSEVSSKECISLQLQLVVFIEKESSGWGRSSKIVVHLVEPSSRKGHANKGPVQYSPFSFVKFSFKNGGETDFYTQLNNAIEKREWDKKLLVGKNERKLRTGIVGIERQIQEQQKETDKSISAAFKDLSKLMDMAKDMVTLSKTIVKKIQDQKGEISEDETIRFKSYLLSLGVSDPVTKDTHGTGDDYHKELAKELANLMEKPLEEAGGIMPLSDIYCRVNRARGLELLSPEDLLNACKVMEILKLPVKLHIFDSGVMVLKLSSQDDGVLAQSALVLVEEKESLTSDELSRILGTSVVLAKERLLSAEKSGLVCRDDSVEGLRFYKNRFLEENS is encoded by the coding sequence atgaatagaTTTGAATGGTGCGATGGATCATATCAGTCGAGTGAgaagttattgttaaaaattcAGTCTGGTGTGAAATTATACGATGGTGACAATGTGACCAAGTTTGTCAACGGAGGAGTGACGCTGACCAATTATAGAATTTTATGGCAAAGTGAAGTTAGTTCTAAAGAGTGTATTAGTTTACAGTTGCaacttgttgtttttattgagAAAGAGTCTTCTGGTTGGGGAAGAAGTAGTAAAATTGTAGTCCACCTAGTTGAACCATCAAGTAGAAAAGGACATGCTAATAAAGGTCCAGTGCAATATAGTCCATTTTCATTTGtcaagttttcatttaaaaatggtGGTGAGACAGATTTTTACACTCAACTGAATAATGCAATAGAAAAACGAGAATGGGATAAAAAGTTATTAGTTGGCAAAAACGAAAGAAAGTTGAGAACTGGCATTGTAGGTATTGAACGACAGATTCAAGAACAGCAGAAGGAAACGGATAAAAGCATCTCAGCAGCCTTTAAAGATCTTTCTAAACTAATGGATATGGCAAAAGATATGGTGACATTATctaaaacaattgttaaaaaaatacaagacCAAAAAGGAGAAATTTCAGAGGATGAAACCATAAGATTCAAATCCTATCTTTTGAGTCTTGGAGTAAGTGATCCTGTAACCAAAGATACTCATGGAACAGGAGATGATTATCACAAAGAGTTGGCTAAAGAACTAGCTAACTTAATGGAAAAACCACTCGAAGAAGCAGGGGGCATAATGCCTTTAAGTGATATATATTGTAGAGTTAATCGTGCTCGAGGACTTGAACTGTTATCTCCTGAAGATCTTCTGAATGCATGCAAGGTTATGGAAATTTTAAAATTGCCTGTTAAGCTTCACATTTTTGATAGTGGTGTTATGGTGTTGAAATTATCTTCTCAAGATGATGGTGTTTTAGCCCAAAGTGCACTGGTACTTGTGGAAGAAAAGGAGTCTTTGACATCAGATGAATTATCTCGAATTTTGGGAACATCGGTTGTCTTAGCTAAAGAACGTCTTTTAAGTGCTGAAAAAAGTGGTTTAGTATGTAGAGATGATAGTGTGGAAGGATTAAGATTTTATAAAAACCGCTTTCTTGAGGAAAATTCTTGA